A DNA window from Kiritimatiellia bacterium contains the following coding sequences:
- a CDS encoding baseplate J/gp47 family protein, whose amino-acid sequence MTAMEARARNLFGENINLTERSPLGLFLRIVAWSIGILWQVAESVYNAAFVDTATGHSLDKVGLYVGIVRRPAERATGEITITGDEDTVIPAGFVVGTADGLLFETTEGVTIDTDGSITAPIVAQEPGTAGNVPMNTITEIINPAVGVDEATNAEQLTGGRNRETDAEFRERYLQSVAIGGASTVDSIRAALLQTAGVRAALVVENNTMEEDAAGRPAKSIECYTLGGEAADIAATILATKAAGIQAHGSETETVQDDAGQEHNISYTPAEVVNIEVDVAVDYTAEYPADGHERIRTEIIRYIGGYDADGALYAGLSMGQDVIYSKIIERCYQIPGVRDVAVTVNEAGQSAGTSNITIDFNEVAETDSTKVVVDDASG is encoded by the coding sequence ATGACGGCCATGGAAGCTAGGGCGCGGAACCTGTTCGGCGAGAATATTAATTTAACAGAGCGTTCGCCCCTGGGGCTTTTTCTTCGCATCGTAGCCTGGTCAATCGGCATTCTCTGGCAGGTGGCCGAGAGCGTCTATAACGCCGCCTTCGTCGACACCGCCACGGGTCACTCCCTGGACAAGGTGGGTCTCTACGTGGGCATTGTGCGCCGCCCGGCGGAGCGTGCCACCGGGGAGATCACCATCACCGGAGACGAAGATACCGTTATCCCGGCGGGGTTTGTCGTAGGCACCGCGGACGGCCTCCTGTTCGAGACGACTGAAGGGGTAACTATTGATACCGACGGCAGCATCACCGCCCCTATTGTAGCCCAGGAACCGGGCACCGCAGGGAACGTCCCGATGAACACCATCACCGAGATCATTAACCCGGCCGTGGGCGTGGACGAGGCGACGAACGCCGAGCAGCTCACCGGCGGCCGCAACCGGGAGACTGATGCCGAATTTAGAGAGCGCTACCTGCAGTCCGTGGCCATCGGCGGGGCGTCCACCGTGGACTCTATCCGGGCGGCGCTTTTGCAGACCGCCGGAGTCCGGGCAGCCCTGGTGGTCGAAAACAATACCATGGAGGAAGACGCGGCAGGGCGGCCCGCGAAGAGCATTGAGTGCTACACCCTAGGCGGGGAGGCCGCAGATATCGCCGCCACCATTCTGGCTACCAAGGCCGCCGGGATCCAGGCGCACGGGAGTGAGACTGAAACCGTGCAGGATGACGCGGGGCAGGAGCACAATATCAGCTACACGCCGGCCGAGGTGGTGAATATCGAAGTTGACGTAGCGGTCGATTACACCGCAGAATACCCGGCGGACGGCCATGAGCGTATCCGGACCGAGATCATTCGCTACATCGGCGGCTATGACGCCGACGGCGCGCTCTACGCCGGATTGAGCATGGGGCAGGATGTTATCTACTCGAAGATTATTGAGCGGTGTTACCAAATCCCCGGGGTGCGGGACGTGGCGGTGACCGTCAACGAGGCCGGTCAATCGGCAGGAACGAGTAATATCACGATTGACTTCAATGAGGTGGCCGAAACCGACAGTACCAAGGTGGTGGTGGACGATGCCTCTGGTTGA
- a CDS encoding DUF2634 domain-containing protein, with protein MTDLNTFLLDEDTGDLQLDGQNSIRMIEGADEKLQAVRLLLQTNAGEWFLNTLHGLEHYKLLGQKPAEARFRAAMMKALRQESRIDEVLGLEFDYDPSTRTLTITFALRMDGEIITGQEVL; from the coding sequence ATGACGGACCTAAATACTTTCCTGCTCGACGAGGACACCGGCGACCTGCAGCTGGACGGCCAGAATAGTATCCGCATGATAGAGGGCGCCGACGAGAAGCTCCAGGCGGTGCGGCTTCTCTTGCAGACCAACGCCGGGGAGTGGTTTTTGAACACACTTCATGGGCTGGAGCACTACAAGTTGCTGGGCCAGAAACCGGCCGAGGCCCGCTTCCGGGCGGCGATGATGAAGGCGTTGCGCCAGGAATCCCGCATTGACGAGGTTTTAGGCCTGGAATTCGATTATGACCCGTCCACCCGCACTCTGACAATTACCTTTGCCCTGCGCATGGACGGCGAAATTATCACCGGGCAGGAGGTGCTTTAA